One window from the genome of Amaranthus tricolor cultivar Red isolate AtriRed21 chromosome 9, ASM2621246v1, whole genome shotgun sequence encodes:
- the LOC130823241 gene encoding SKP1-like protein 7 yields MASSSRSCSSSENRNTITLTSSDGLTFEIEENVAVQMKTIRRYLKDLPVNQRKFRVPTVTGHVLAKVIVYCKKHAENPNYIQELKILDKKSVNENDQYALYNLANAAKDLIVKSLMDLTYDTVFACLESNKSRKRIMRFL; encoded by the exons ATGGCATCTTCATCAAGATCTTGTTCTTCATCCGAGAACAGGAACACGATAACCCTAACGAGCTCAGATGGATTGACCTTCGAAATCGAAGAAAACGTGGCAGTGCAAATGAAAACAATCCGTAGGTATTTAAAAGATCTGCCTGTCAACCAAAGAAAGTTTCGGGTGCCGACAGTCACCGGACATGTACTAGCGAAAGTTATCGTCTACTGCAAAAAGCATGCGGAAAACCCTAATTATATTCAAGAACTCAAGATTTTGGATAAAAAATCTGTAAACGAAAATGATCAGTATGCACTTTATAATTTAGCAAATGCTGCAAAAGATTTGATAGTTAAGTCATTGATGGATTTGACTTACGATACTGTGTTTGCCTGCTTGGAATCCAACAAGAGTAGGAAGAGAATTATGAG ATTCCTGTAG
- the LOC130823159 gene encoding ankyrin repeat-containing protein NPR4-like: MGVCCSRSMTDIERGQGTTDIDSSKKLLGRARGQVENKLKDFGGYLPLYKAAVRSDWEVARKFLDKDPEALSAKITRASETALHIAVGAGKNIKFVESLIKKMSPEDLALTDQNGETALSVAAVVDNLEAAKLLVNKNPELPYIFGKSGLPIHRAAQFGHRDMFLYLLSVTRDDIDPSPFIGKSGGMLIIAVITAEYFDIALKLVERYPDMATTEVPDMDSPLTVLASKSTAFPSGQTPTYNPVKLIWNCWQKKQIHRNAILLTRSLSDEILQLDDAKAFEMFREPLLIAAKLGTHEIIEEIVEAFPPAIWASDDENRNIFELAVLHRRENVFNLIYQMSNYKHLITRHTNKNDNNNILHLAGQLPSPDRLKLVSGSALQVQRELQWFEEVRKFVEPARKEAKNKDGKTPWMVFRETHQDLIKDGEKWMKSTATACTVASTLITTVVFSAAIRVPGGESNDGYPKLSHHWCFRAFAVTDSVSLFTSVTAVILFLSILTSRYSEGDFHLALPRRLIFGLMMLFISIISMTAAFSFAIYLLFGYHRSIIVIIVGALAVVGNLAWNMLPLLFQYFRSTLCCGIFGKQSDRILH, translated from the exons ATGGGAGTCTGCTGTTCAAGATCAATGACAGATATAGAACGTGGCCAAGGGACGACTGACATTGATTCCagcaaaaaat TGCTTGGACGAGCAAGAGGGCAAGTGGAGAACAAGTTAAAGGATTTCGGAGGATACTTACCACTATACAAAGCAGCAGTTAGAAGTGATTGGGAAGTAGCTAGAAAGTTCTTAGATAAAGATCCTGAAGCCTTATCTGCTAAGATTACAAGAGCGTCAGAAACTGCACTGCACATAGCTGTTGGTGCAGGAAAAAACATCAAATTTGTGGAgtcattaataaagaaaatgtcTCCTGAAGATTTAGCCTTAACTGATCAAAATGGGGAAACTGCTCTTTCTGTGGCGGCTGTTGTTGATAATCTTGAGGCTGCAAAATTGCTGGTGAACAAAAATCCTGAATTGCCTTATATTTTTGGGAAATCAGGGTTGCCTATTCATAGGGCTGCACAGTTTGGTCATAGGGATATGTTTTTGTATTTGTTGAGTGTTACAAGAGATGATATTGATCCTTCTCCTTTCATTGGAAAATCTGGTGGGATGCTTATTATTGCTGTTATTACTGCTGAGTATTTTG ATATTGCTCTCAAATTGGTCGAGCGCTACCCAGACATGGCCACAACCGAAGTACCGGATATGGATTCCCCCTTAACCGTGCTAGCAAGCAAGTCTACAGCTTTTCCTAGTGGACAAACACCCACCTATAATCCCG TTAAACTTATTTGGAACTGCtggcaaaaaaaacaaatacatCGTAATGCAATTTTGCTTACCAGGAGTTTGAGTGACGAGATTTTACAATTAGATGATGCGAAAGCTTTTGAAATGTTTCGAGAACCGCTACTTATTGCAGCAAAATTAGGCACTCATGAGATTATAGAAGAGATTGTAGAAGCATTTCCTCCGGCGATTTGGGCTTCAGATGATGAGAATCGCAACATATTTGAATTGGCTGTCTTGCATCGTCGAGAAAATGTTTTCAATCTTATATATCAAATGAGCAATTACAAGCATTTAATAACAAGGCACACCAacaaaaatgataacaataacataTTACACTTGGCCGGCCAATTGCCAAGTCCTGATCGACTTAAACTTGTCTCGGGTTCAGCATTGCAAGTTCAAAGAGAGCTGCAATGGTTTGAG GAAGTAAGAAAATTTGTAGAGCCTGCTAGAAAAGAAGCAAAAAACAAAGATGGAAAAACCCCATGGATGGTTTTTAGAGAGACACACCAAGACTTAATCAAAGACGGAGAAAAATGGATGAAAAGCACAGCAACTGCATGCACAGTTGCCTCCACACTTATAACAACAGTAGTTTTTAGTGCAGCAATTCGTGTTCCTGGCGGCGAATCGAACGATGGATACCCCAAATTAAGCCACCATTGGTGCTTTCGCGCATTTGCTGTCACAGACTCAGTCTCTCTTTTCACGTCAGTCACTGCCGTTATATTGTTTTTGTCAATCCTAACTTCTCGATACTCTGAAGGAGACTTTCATCTAGCTCTTCCTAGGAGGTTGATTTTTGGATTGATGATGCTTTTTATTTCGATAATAAGTATGACTGCAGCCTTTAGTTTTGCAATCTACCTTTTGTTTGGATATCACAGGTCTATAATTGTGATTATAGTGGGTGCTTTGGCTGTAGTGGGAAACTTGGCTTGGAATATGTTGCCTTTACTTTTCCAATATTTTAGATCTACTCTTTGCTGTGGCATTTTTGGGAAGCAAAGCGATCGTATACTTCATTGA